In one window of Methanomicrobiales archaeon DNA:
- a CDS encoding transposase produces the protein MIQDASFLTADPGHAPADTPRGEEAKTRRSRDGTWAKKGKKSYVGYKLHILMDRDHQLIRRLTTTPASLHDSQVDLSRKGETVYRDTGHFGVKPQASMDKTMHRGTRGHPLSIKERRRRNRAIMRIRSLVERPFAVIKRAYRAGHVLVTTTARVHAKNLFSCLAFNLTQLRMIHRHPSER, from the coding sequence GTGATCCAGGATGCAAGCTTCCTCACCGCCGATCCGGGACATGCACCGGCGGATACTCCTCGAGGAGAGGAGGCGAAGACGAGAAGGAGCCGGGATGGCACCTGGGCCAAGAAAGGAAAGAAGTCCTACGTCGGATACAAGCTGCACATCCTGATGGACCGGGATCATCAGCTCATCCGGAGGTTAACGACCACCCCCGCATCGCTCCACGACAGCCAGGTGGATCTCTCCCGGAAGGGGGAGACGGTCTATCGCGATACAGGACACTTCGGTGTGAAGCCTCAGGCATCCATGGATAAGACCATGCACCGCGGTACCAGGGGACACCCGTTATCGATAAAAGAGAGGAGGAGGAGAAACCGGGCGATCATGCGGATCCGATCCCTGGTCGAGAGACCCTTCGCGGTGATCAAGAGAGCGTATCGTGCCGGACATGTATTGGTCACCACCACGGCCCGGGTGCATGCGAAGAACCTCTTCTCCTGTCTTGCGTTCAACCTGACGCAGCTTCGCATGATCCATCGACACCCATCCGAGCGGTAG